The following coding sequences lie in one Balneolaceae bacterium genomic window:
- a CDS encoding TIGR00282 family metallophosphoesterase — protein sequence MSSKHLNILFVGDIVGEPGLRLLETVLPSLIDKHEADFVVANGENSHKGKGINRQIIKKLYDLGVHVITGGNHSFAKYKVFDYMKTDPNILRPLNYPRGNPGYGYVVREVPGRDHKIGVLNLQGRTYMQDIDDPFGTADWALERISEETDMVFVDFHAEATAEKLAMAWHLDGRASVFVGTHTHVPTNDARIFPKGLGYITDAGMTGSFDSVLGMDTETSLKRFKLGTPHRYKLADGNNHLCGLLARVDPQSASCTYVEPIIYPPFEMSASTGDPGTGEVDSNNDPSNDGDDG from the coding sequence ATGTCTAGTAAACACCTCAATATTCTTTTTGTAGGCGACATTGTGGGCGAACCGGGCCTCCGTCTGCTGGAAACCGTCCTGCCCTCCCTCATCGACAAGCACGAGGCCGACTTTGTGGTTGCCAACGGAGAGAACTCCCATAAGGGCAAGGGCATCAACCGCCAGATCATAAAAAAACTCTATGACCTCGGGGTCCATGTAATCACCGGCGGCAACCACTCCTTCGCCAAGTACAAGGTCTTCGACTACATGAAGACCGACCCCAACATCCTTCGTCCCCTTAACTATCCACGCGGCAATCCGGGCTACGGCTATGTGGTCCGCGAGGTACCCGGCCGCGATCACAAAATCGGTGTGCTCAACCTGCAGGGACGCACCTATATGCAGGACATCGACGACCCCTTCGGCACGGCCGACTGGGCCCTGGAGCGTATCAGTGAAGAGACCGACATGGTCTTTGTGGATTTCCACGCCGAGGCCACGGCCGAAAAGCTGGCCATGGCCTGGCACCTGGACGGCCGCGCCTCGGTTTTCGTAGGCACCCACACGCACGTGCCCACCAACGATGCACGCATCTTTCCCAAAGGCCTGGGCTACATCACCGACGCCGGCATGACCGGCTCCTTCGATTCGGTGCTGGGCATGGACACCGAGACCTCCCTGAAACGCTTCAAGCTGGGCACACCCCACCGCTACAAGCTGGCCGACGGAAACAACCATCTCTGCGGCCTGCTGGCCCGGGTGGATCCCCAAAGTGCTTCCTGCACCTACGTGGAACCCATCATCTACCCTCCTTTTGAGATGTCCGCCTCCACCGGCGACCCCGGTACCGGGGAGGTCGACAGCAACAACGACCCTTCCAACGACGGCGACGATGGCTGA